In a genomic window of Silurus meridionalis isolate SWU-2019-XX chromosome 27, ASM1480568v1, whole genome shotgun sequence:
- the f2r gene encoding proteinase-activated receptor 1 isoform X1, whose translation MVRSFILAALLLPLLSTAALIPNSGNKSVVRTFSGFLESGDESISEYLDVLEGSGSGVSQEHNREKGYRVSSMASQYLQGSLMTVFIPSVYMLIFIISVPLNVLALIMFTRRIHPKKPAAIYMLNLACADLLFVLLLPFRIAYHYNGNNWIYGSVMCRLITSAFYCNMYCSVLLITCIAVDRYMAVVHPIDSLPWRRPKIATVCCATMWVLSIGGVTPLLVSEHTVYVSRLGITTCHDVLDITHLRGYYLYFFPIYSSLFFFIPLILTAVCYFATIQTLRALGGQNQARISRAIAMVVTVLALFVVCFGPTNIILIAHYVRFAHAHDDTSYAAYLVAMCLGSLSCCIDPLIYYFGSSRCQKSVLAFLRCRSALEHSQLSRSRNSTTTSKLETSKSNLSSQYIKLVA comes from the exons ATGGTGCGGAGCTTCATTCTAGCGGCTCTCCTGTTGCCTCTCCTCTCTACAGCAGCCCTGATCCCGAACAGCG GTAATAAGAGCGTCGTGAGGACGTTTTCAGGATTTCTGGAGTCAGGAGATGAGTCGATCTCTGAATATCTGGATGTCCTGGAGGGTAGCGGCTCAGGCGTCAGCCAGGAGCACAACAGAGAGAAGGGCTATAGAGTCTCCTCCATGGCCTCTCAGTACCTTCAAGGCAGTCTGATGACCGTTTTCATCCCAAGCGTCTACAtgctcatcttcatcatcagtgTTCCTCTAAACGTGCTCGCGCTGATCATGTTCACACGCCGCATACACCCTAAGAAGCCGGCTGCGATCTACATGCTGAACCTGGCCTGTGCAGACCTGCTCTTCGTTCTGCTTCTGCCTTTTCGCATCGCCTATCATTACAATGGGAACAACTGGATCTACGGCTCGGTCATGTGCCGCCTGATCACCTCGGCCTTCTACTGCAACATGTACTGCTCGGTGCTGCTGATCACGTGCATCGCTGTGGACCGATACATGGCCGTGGTCCACCCCATAGACTCCCTGCCGTGGCGCAGACCCAAAATCGCCACGGTTTGTTGCGCCACCATGTGGGTTCTCTCCATCGGCGGGGTCACGCCCCTGCTCGTGTCCGAACACACTGTGTACGTGTCCAGACTGGGCATCACCACGTGCCACGACGTGTTGGACATCACTCACCTCCGCGGCTACTACCTTTACTTCTTTCCCATCTACAGCTCCCTGTTCTTCTTCATTCCGTTGATTTTGACCGCGGTGTGTTACTTTGCCACCATTCAAACGCTGCGGGCGCTCGGTGGACAAAACCAAGCCCGGATATCCCGTGCGATTGCCATGGTCGTCACGGTGCTCGCACTGTTTGTTGTGTGCTTTGGACCCACCAACATCATCCTAATAGCACACTATGTCCGCTTCGCCCACGCGCACGACGACACTTCATATGCCGCCTACCTGGTGGCCATGTGCCTGGGGAGCCTAAGCTGCTGCATCGATCCGCTCATTTATTATTTCGGCTCGTCGCGCTGTCAGAAATCGGTGCTGGCTTTCCTCAGGTGCCGCTCTGCACTGGAGCACTCTCAGCTgagcaggagcaggaacagCACCACAACCAGCAAGCTGGAGACCTCCAAAAGCAACTTGAGCAGCCAGTACATTAAGCTGGTTGCGTGA
- the f2rl2 gene encoding proteinase-activated receptor 3 has translation MKDRLPGLHAETNMWGRLLILVYASMLVDTSHAQDTHNSTIATPSSLRPRTFYGKATDDNLTIDLPQIDISTNHVKYTAGFIRTRIIPGAYLIAIVIGIPSNTLILAFLSRKIRSLSSSILYLGLAASNLLLLVSLIFKVHYHLNYNNWVFGEFACKLVTACFYGNMYCCIHSHMCVSMLRYLAVVHPFLYRGLSKRSCTTWASLTVWVVFAIAMTPELLTRQSYYLKDVGIVSCHDFMPYDEKLYNLLILYRLCLIFLGFIFPFAVIVFAYGSIVQHLRRSSCDFTCYIKASTLVFLIFLVCFTPSNIIHWLHYVRLFSSNQDDFYNYFSVAVCVCCFHSCLDPFLSYFITKTSNSRVNFISLARTSLRSSVIM, from the exons ATGAAAGATAGACTGCCAGGACTTCATGCGGAGACAAACATGTGGGGACGGCTTTTGATACTTGTGTATGCTTCGATGCTGGTGGACACAAGCCATGCTCAAGATACAC ACAACTCTACCATAGCAACACCAAGCAGCTTGCGTCCAAGAACATTTTATGGAAAAGCCACGGATGATAATTTAACCATAGATCTACCGCAAATTGACATCTCCACCAATCATGTCAAATACACAGCCGGATTTATCAGGACCAGGATCATTCCAGGAGCTTATCTGATCGCAATTGTTATCGGAATCCCTTCTAACACCCTGATATTGGCATTTCTCAGTCGGAAGATTAGAAGTTTATCTAGCTCGATCCTCTACTTAGGCCTGGCAGCCTCAAACCTTCTCCTTCTGGTCTCTCTCATATTTAAAGTCCACTACCATCTGAACTACAACAACTGGGTGTTTGGAGAATTTGCCTGCAAACTTGTGACAGCTTGCTTTTACGGTAACATGTACTGCTGTATACATTCTCATATGTGTGTTAGCATGCTGCGGTACTTGGCGGTGGTGCATCCGTTCCTGTACAGAGGACTATCTAAAAGATCTTGCACAACCTGGGCGAGCTTGACCGTGTGGGTTGTTTTTGCTATTGCCATGACTCCAGAACTCCTCACTCGTCAAAGCTACTACCTCAAAGACGTTGGGATCGTCTCATGCCATGACTTTATGCCTTATGACGAGAAACTATACAACCTCCTGATTCTTTATAGATTATGCCTAATTTTTCTAGGCTTCATATTTCCTTTCGCGGTCATTGTGTTTGCTTACGGCTCCATTGTACAACACCTACGCAGGTCAAGCTGTGATTTCACATGTTACATCAAAGCAAGCACACTTGTTTTCTTGATCTTCTTAGTGTGTTTCACTCCAAGTAACATAATCCACTGGCTACATTATGTAAGACTGTTTTCTAGCAATCAAGATGACTTTTACAATTACTTcagtgtagctgtgtgtgtctgctgcTTTCACAGCTGCCTGGACCCCTTCCTTTCTTACTTTATAACAAAGACTTCAAACTCCAGGGTAAATTTTATCTCCCTCGCCAGAACATCTCTGAGGAGTTCAGTGATTATGTAA